From one Triticum urartu cultivar G1812 chromosome 3, Tu2.1, whole genome shotgun sequence genomic stretch:
- the LOC125545022 gene encoding probable DNA replication complex GINS protein PSF3 codes for MPCYYDVADILMEEELISVVFQVTANGVGLLDPGAERNSVEKGAKVDLPFWLAHGMLSLEQAVSINVPPCFTQKTRKEIQADAACVDLRVRCPYFYELGCKIVPLVGDKSIGQFLRYAFASRYKEILSKAHSSSTMTVPKFTTRLTKEEAQVFESARESMSAFRKWRVGGARLQKASILGRKRKTKLPDGPSTP; via the exons ATGCCTTGTTACTACGACGTTGCCGACATCCTCATGGAGGAGGAG CTTATTTCGGTTGTTTTCCAAGTAACTGCAAATGGCGTCGGTCTGCTAGATCCTGGTGCCGAGAGAAACAGT GTTGAAAAGGGTGCTAAAGTAGACCTTCCATTTTGGCTTGCGCATGGAATGCTGTCTCTGGAACAAGCGGTGTCAATAAATGTACCTCCTTGCTTCACCCAGAA AACTCGGAAGGAGATCCAAGCTGATGCAGCCTGTGTTGATTTGAGGGTTCGGTGCCCTTACTTTTATGAGCTTGGATGCAAGATTGTTCCTCT GGTGGGTGACAAGAGCATTGGCCAGTTCTTGCGCTACGCGTTCGCCAGTAGGTACAAGGAGATACTAAGCAAGGCACACAGCTCTTCGACGATGACAGTGCCCAAGTTCACAACACGCCTTACAAAAGAAGAAGCTCAAG TGTTTGAATCTGCTAGGGAGTCGATGTCCGCCTTCAGGAAGTGGCGCGTCGGGGGTGCGAGGCTGCAGAAGGCGTCCATTCTTGGAAGGAAGAGGAAGACAAAGCTGCCTGACGGGCCTTCGACGCCCTGA